The following are from one region of the Spodoptera frugiperda isolate SF20-4 chromosome 20, AGI-APGP_CSIRO_Sfru_2.0, whole genome shotgun sequence genome:
- the LOC118262043 gene encoding elongation of very long chain fatty acids protein 7-like has product MTGFVKIAIDDYYSDSNWTTIINKYWMLAERVSDPRVQGWFLFDTPLPTVAMVCVYLAFVMVVGPLWMANRKPFQIQNTLVAYNALQVLLSSYMFYEHLASGWWGDYSLSCQPVDYSDSDKARRMLHLCWVYYFSKLSEFADTVFFVLRKKKSQITWLHLYHHSLTPFEAWLLVKFIAGGHGTFSNIVNNLVHVIMYSYYMLAAMGPQYQKYLWWKKHLTTLQLVQFFMVLFHSISALVYDCGYPKFIAGGLILHSTIFIVLFMNFYMQAYKKEKPKQKPAAVAINNNNNDETLLPNGMIKSETNGHLKNGLNGHVQNGDLNGHIRNGDLHTTLRNGDLNGHLKNELNGHIKNGDLNGHLKNGEPNGFLNHEANGRVKLNGHLQNGYTNGHVIHDVTDKEKVQ; this is encoded by the exons ATGACCGGTTTTGTGAAAATTGCCATAGACGATTACTATTCGGACAGCAATTGGACGAcaatcattaataaatactgGATGCTGGCGGAACGAGTGTCAG ATCCTCGTGTCCAAGGATGGTTTCTGTTCGACACTCCGCTGCCGACGGTGGCAATGGTGTGCGTGTACCTGGCGTTCGTGATGGTGGTCGGACCACTATGGATGGCGAATCGAAAACCCTTCCAAATCCAGAACACATTAGTTGCGTACAACGCTCTACAAGTTCTGCTGTCCTCTTATATGTTTTACGAG CACTTGGCGTCAGGCTGGTGGGGAGACTACAGCCTGTCATGTCAGCCGGTGGACTACAGTGACAGTGATAAAGCGAGACGG ATGTTACATCTCTGCTGGGTGTACTACTTCTCGAAGCTATCAGAGTTTGCCGACACCGTGTTCTTCGTGCTCCGTAAGAAGAAGAGTCAGATCACGTGGCTGCACCTGTACCACCACTCACTGACCCCCTTCGAAGCATGGCTGCTTGTCAAATTCATTGCCG GTGGTCATGGAACGTTCTCGAACATTGTAAACAACTTGGTGCACGTGATCATGTACAGCTACTACATGTTGGCGGCGATGGGACCTCAGTACCAGAAGTACCTGTGGTGGAAGAAGCACCTCACTACCCTGCAACTA GTCCAATTCTTCATGGTGCTCTTCCACTCCATCAGCGCATTGGTTTATGACTGTGGTTATCCTAA ATTCATCGCCGGAGGCTTAATCTTGCACTCGACCATCTTCATAGTCCTTTTCATGAACTTCTACATGCAAGCATACAAGAAGGAAAAGCCGAAACAGAAGCCAGCAGCAGTAGCcatcaacaataacaacaacgACGAGACTCTTCTTCCCAATGGAATGATCAAAAGTGAGACCAATGGACATCTCAAAAACGGTCTCAATGGCCATGTCCAAAACGGAGATCTCAACGGTCATATCAGAAATGGTGACCTTCACACAACATTAAGAAACGGGGACCTAAATGGACATCTCAAAAATGAACTAAATGGACACATTAAAAACGGTGACTTAAATGGACACCTTAAAAATGGTGAACCGAATGGTTTTCTAAATCATGAAGCCAATGGACGGGTGAAATTAAATGGTCATTTGCAAAATGGTTACACGAACGGTCACGTGATACACGATGTTACAGATAAGGAAAAAGTGCAATAG